TCATGAAGACCTCGGAAGTCAGGTGTACTGCGCTACCCGCAGCACGCGTCAGGGAGGCTTCCGCGTGTGGGGCGCGGGTGGTGCCCTTGATACGTGAGGTTTGATCCGCGACACAGGTCAAAGGTTGTGCGGGCACTCACAGAAACCTTATGTGTGCTGAGTCACATACAGGTTCTCCTTGTGAACATGCTTTCGGAGGCCCTAGAACTGACCCACGTGTCAGAAGACGACAAGATCCCGGACGACGTCTGGGAAAAATTCACCCGTGACTCCGAGCGGGACATCCGAGACTCCGCCCCCAAGGAACCGTCCGCGCGAGCCCGCGAAGTGACGGAACGGCTGCGGCGCGACGAAGCGCGCGGCGAACTGCCGGAGGGCTGGCGTACCGGGCCGGCCTGGCAGGAGAAGAAGAGCCGACGGGGCCTGTGGGGCGTCCTCGGTGTGGCCGTCGCGGTCGTGGTGGCCGTCGTGGCGGTGAAGCCGTCGCTGGTGCCGGGCGACCCCTTCGGCGGGGGATCCTCCGAAGCCGGCGACGCCGTGGCGTCCGCGCTGCCCGTGGAGACGGCGGCCCCGACCGCCGCGCCCTCCGCCGAGGCCCCCGAAATCCCCACCCTGGACGACCCGTTCGCCGGATCACCGGCCAAGCGGTGGGCGGACGGCGCGGCCGGGATCGTCGTACCGAAGGCGAAGGCCGTCGGCGGCGGGTCCGCGGCGAAGACCCAGCAGGTACTGGAGTTGACCAAGAAGCTCCTGGTCGAGTCCAACCTCGACCCGGCCACCCTCCGCGGGGAACGGCCCACGGCGGCACTCGACGTCCTGGACCCGGTGCAGAAGGACGTCCGCGGGCTCCTGGTGACCGGCCTGAGCAAGCCGGACAAGAAGCACGACCCGCTGTGGATGTTCAGCCGCTTCGACCCCAAGGAGGTCCGGCCGGTCGGCGACGTCGTGAAGACCCGCGGCAGGATGACGTTCAAGGCCGGTGAAAACGGCTGGGTCGTCGTGCACGCGGACTACACCTTCGTCTACCCGGTCGTCCAGACCAACGGCTCCACGGAGGTCACCCGCACCATCATCCGCCGTGTCCTCGACGTCGACATCCCCGACCCGGCGAAGTACCGGGTGACCCCGGGCAAGCTCTCCATCGTCAACTGGGACCAGGACATCAACAACTCGGCCTGCGACGTGTACGACGGCTATCTGCACCCGGACTTCACGTCGTCCGACCCGACCGGGGCGCCCCCCACGGGCCCGACGACGGACCCGTACGACCGCAGCGAGACCCTCGACCCGAAGCGTGACGAGGGCTGCGGAACGGTGTCCCGGGTCTGAGTCCGGGCAGGCGAAAGGCCCCGCGGGACGGAGCCGCGGGGCCCTTCTTTCGTCAGCACCGGCGTCAGGGCAGCGCCGGTGCCTGGGCGCGGCGCCGGGGGGTTGCGCCGCTTGCTCTTCGCGCCGTTGTCACTGCTGTGCCCTCGGTCGGCGCCCCGGCGCGCAGGGGGCGCGCGGTTGGTCTCGACCTTTGGCAGTACCTCGACGCACTGCGAATGCGGGTGTCTACGGAGGGGTTTGGGGGCTTTCTAGGCATCGTGCTGGATGGGCGCGGCCTCCGCAACCGTTTGACCCAGCCTTGTGCCGGTACTTGCCCCGCCGGCCGGCCCCGGGCGTCCCCGGGGCCGACCGTTTCTCTTGGGTGACCGGGCTGCTGTCCCCTGCAGTCCGGTCACTGTCCGGAACGAGGTCCCACGACGCACTGCACGTTCCGTGCGCCTCATCGCTCCAGCGAGCCACGCGTGGTTCTGTCGGGCCCGCCCCTGGCTGGCACGGACACCACCACCAACGAGGTGCCCCGCGGCCCGGTCACGCGCCGTACGGGTGAGTCCGGGCCCGAACTCAGATGCGACCGCGGCACAGTTCGAGCAGTGTCATGGCGAGGGAGGTGCCCGGCCTGCCGAGCGCCTCGCTGTAGCGGCCGAGGATCTCCATCTCGCGGGAGAGGTTCACGCGCCGGCCGCCGGAGGTGATCCGGGCCTCCTGGACGACGGCCGACACGGCCATGCGTTCCTGGATCAGACCGATGATCCGGTCGTCGAGAGCGTCGATGCGCTCACGCGCTCCGGTGATCACGTCGGCGGCCTCGGAGGTACGGGCACCGGTCACGTCGATGGCGGTCATGGGGGCTCCTCTGTCTGGGGTGGACGGGGTGCCCCGGAGCGGCAAGGTCCGGAAAACACCAGGCGCCCCGGACCTTGTCGGCCCGGGGCGCCTGGGAAGTCGCTTGTCAGTTGCTCAAGCAGCACGACCATGGCAGCCGGCGGGCCGGGTGCCATAGGTAAACAGGAAGGTCGTCTGCGTGAGCATGGGAGCAGTATGCCGGGCACCACGGGAGTGTCCAACCCGGTTCGCATCCTGAGACGGAGCGTGCCCCGATCCGGCCCCGCGCATCCCGGTAGACTCGGCCGCACACACACCTCGCTCACCGCCGGAAGGCCACCCGTGTCATCAGCGACCCCAGCCGCCCCCGACACCGTCCTGGTCGTCGACTTCGGCGCGCAGTACGCCCAGCTCATCGCCCGCCGTGTCCGCGAGGCCCGGGTCTACAGCGAGATCGTGCCGAGCACCATGCCGGTCGCGGAGATGCTCGCCCGGAACCCGGCGGCGATCATCCTTTCCGGCGGCCCCTCGTCGGTGTACGCGGAGGGCGCCCCGCGCCTTGACCGCGAGCTGTTCGAGGCCGGTGTCCCGGTCTTCGGGATGTGCTACGGATTCCAGCTGATGGCCACCACCCTCGGCGGCACCGTCGACAACACCGGCGCGCGTGAGTACGGCCGTACGCCCCTGCACGTCACGCAGTCAGGGTCCCGCTCCACCCTCTTCGAGGGCACCCCCGACGAGCAGTCGGTGTGGATGTCCCACGGCGACGCCTGCTCCGCCGCCCCCGAGGGCTTCACCGTGAGCGCGTCCACCGACGTCGTCCCGGTCGCCGCCTTCGAGAACGACGAGAAGAAGCTCTACGGCGTCCAGTACCACCCCGAGGTCATGCACTCCACGCACGGCCAGCAGGTCCTGGAGCACTTCCTGTACCGGGGTGCCGGTCTGAAGCCTGACTGGACCACCGGCAACGTGATCGAGGAGCAGGTCGCCCTGATCCGCGAGCAGGTCGGCGACAAGCGCGCGATCTGCGGGCTGTCCGGCGGCGTGGACTCCGCAGTGGCCGCAGCCCTGGTCGCGCGGGCCATCGGCTCCCAGCTGACCTGCGTGTACGTCGACCACGGTCTGATGCGCAAGGGTGAGACCGAGCAGGTCGAGAAGGACTTCGTGGCCGCGACCGGCGTCAAGCTGGTCGTCGTCGACGCGGAGGAGCGGTTCCTGACCGCGCTCAAGGGCGTCTCGGACCCCGAGGAGAAGCGGAAGATCATCGGCCGGGAGTTCATCCGGGTCTTCGAGCAGGCGCAGGCCGAGATCATCGCGGACGCGGGTCCGGCCGTGGAGTTCCTCGTCCAGGGCACCCTCTACCCGGACGTGGTCGAGTCCGGTGGCGGCACCGGCACCGCCAACATCAAGTCGCACCACAACGTCGGCGGGCTCCCCGAGGACCTCGAGTTCCAGCTGGTCGAGCCGCTGCGCAAGCTGTTCAAGGACGAGGTCCGGATGGTCGGCCAGGAGCTGGGGCTCCCGGACGAGATCGTCCAGCGCCAGCCCTTCCCGGGTCCCGGCCTCGGCATCCGGATCGTCGGTGAGGTGACCAAGGAGCGCCTGGACCTGCTGCGCGACGCCGACGCCATCGCCCGCGAGGAGCTGACCGCGGCCGGCCTGGACCGGGACATCTGGCAGTGCCCGGTCGTCCTGCTCGCGGACGTACGCAGCGTCGGCGTCCAGGGCGACGGCCGCACCTACGGTCACCCGATCGTCCTGCGCCCGGTCTCCTCCGAGGACGCCATGACCGCCGACTGGTCGCGACTGCCGTACGACGTCCTCGCGAAGATCTCGACCCGGATCACCAACGAGGTGGCCGACGTCAACCGTGTGGTGCTCGACGTGACGTCGAAGCCGCCGGGCACCATCGAGTGGGAGTAGGCCCCGGCTGGGCATGATCATGTGCGTTTGATCGTGCGCAGGGGCTCACCCGGCTTCCAGATCTCGACGACCAGATACGTGTCGTCCTCGACGTGGGTCCGTACGACCTCCGTCAGTTCGGTGCGCAAGAGGTGGAACGGCTCCGGCGGTTCCACCTCCGTCGTGTACGCCCTCTTCGTGTCGCCGTCCCCGACCTCGAACGCCCGCCCTGCGATCCGGACATCGCCCCCGCCGAGGGACTGCCCTTCGCCCGGGTTCGCCTGGAGCGCGAACCGCGGGTCCCGTCGCAGGTCGAGCGCCTTCAGCGAGTCCGGCATCATGCCGAACCACAGCTCGCCGCCCACGAAGCGGACCTCCAGGCCGCTGGTGCGGGGGGAGCCGTCCTTGCGGAGCGTGGCGAGGACGTGGTGCGTGAAGGCGCCGAAGCGGCCTTCGACGGTCCTGGCCAGATCGGGTTCGGCGGAGGAGAAAGCTGCCCAGTTCATAACGGTCAGTCTTTCGTCGATACCGGACATCTTCTGTCAGGTATTTATTGCGTGCGTCATCTTTACAAATCAGCCCTGTTCTCTTGCCCTGACTGACGGTAACTTCCGCCCCGTAAAGCCCCCCAGTGCTGGAGGACACATGCACGGGACGCCCCTCGGGCCCACACCGCCCATGCCGCTGCCCACCGAGAAGCTCCAGTTCGCCATGCCGCCGATGCACGACTCCGTCGAGGAGGAACGACGGCACCGCAAGGAGCGGCTGGCCGGCGCGCTGCGGATCTTCGGACGGCTCGGCTTCGAGGACGGGGTCTCCGGACACATCACCGCACGCGACCCCGAGTTCACCGACTGCTTCTGGGTCAACCCGTTCGGTATGCCGTTCAAGCACGTCACCGTGAGCGACCTCGTGCTCGCCAACTCCGAAGGCCAGGTGCTCGACGGCCGCCATCACGTCAATCAGGCGGCGTTCACCGTGCACTCCCAGGTGCACGCTGCCCGCCCGGACGTCGTCGCCGTCGCCCACTGCCACTCCGTGCACGGCAGGGCGCTGGCCGCGCTCGGCGACCTCCTGGACCCCCTCACCCAGGAGAGCTGCGCCTTCTACGAGGACCATGCGCTCTACGACGCCTACACCGGAGTCGCCGTCGACGCCGAGGAGGGCCGCCGGATCGCCACCGCGCTCGGGTCCCGCAAGGCACTGGTCCTGCGCAACCACGGACTGCTGACCGTCGGGGACTCGGTGGACGCGGCTGCCTGGTGGTTCGTGTCGATGGAACGGTCCAGCCAGGTACAGCTGCTCGCCCGGGCGGCCGGAAGACCGGTGGTCATCGATCACCGGGCGGCGGTGGCCACGCGGGAGCAACTGGGTGGGGACCTGGTGGCGTGGATCAACTACCAGCCGATGTGGCAGGACATCAGCAGGAGCGAGCCGGATCTGCTGTCGTGACGGTCAGAATCCGCGCAGTACGGCCGCCTTCGTCATCGCGAACTCCTCGTCCGTGAGCACGCCGTCGCGGTGCAGCTCACCCAACTCCCGCAGCCTGCGCAGGAGCACGTCGTGATGGTCGGCCGATGGCGGCACGGCGGACGCCGTCAGCCGGGGGCGGGCGGTGCGTTCGCCGTCGTACTCGATGCCGTCGCGGGCCGAGGGGTGCGGAAGCCGGGCCGTGACCGCCGTCGCGACCAGGGCCGTGAGCAGGTCGCGGCGGGTACTGCCCCACAGGTCGAGGGCGTACGGGTCCTTCTCGGGCGGCAGTTTCGAGAACGACGTCTCGCGTGTCACGAACCGCATGAAACCGTCCTCGTACCCGGCGTTGGGCAGCCACTCGACCTGGACGAGATCGCCCACGTCGATGATTCGCGGACCGGTCGCGCGCTTGACGCGGTCGGCGGTGTCCGCCCAGTCGATGCGGACCCGGATGCCGTCGAAGGAGACTGTGCCGTCGGAGGAGCGCACCGAGACCGGGACCGGCGGGCCGGGGAGCAGATACGTCTTCGTCGGTTCCTTCGGGATCTGGTCCAGGAGGAGGGAGCGGCGGATCTCCTCGGCCACGTACTCGGCGACCCCGGCACGGTCGACGTCCACGATCAGGCGGTACGGGTCGGCCGGATCCGGAAGGCGGCCGCCGGTCGCGTACAGCAGCGGGTCCGCCCCCTCGCGCAGCCGCATCCGAAGCCGTCCGCGCTTGCGTTCCGGCTCGAACGCCACACCCGAAATGGCCTCCAGGGGCACGGCGATCTCTCCGTACGTCTGCCGGAACAGCGGTACGGAGCGGTGAAGTCCCGGCGTGATTCTGACCGTTGTGCCGTCGAAGGCCCAGGTTCCGTCACGCTGGATGATCTCGGCCATGGGGAAATTCTCGCAGCCGGGTCAACACGGTGGGCGCTCCTTCACCCGCGCTGACCAGACCTGGCGGACGGGGGCGGTGTGCGGTAGGGCACAATTCGCTGTCATCGCCGGGGAGTTGTCGGCGGACGTTCGTGGGGTTGCGGCCCGATTCGCGGCGGGCGACGGGACACGAGGATTTCCGGTCCACAAGGCGGAGCGGGGTTGTGGGTGCCGCGGTCGGTCGGCCGTGCGAGTCTGCGGGTTGTGCGGTCGATGGGCCGTGAGGTCATGTGGGGCCAGAAGTTCACGAATCAGTGGGAAGGCAGGCGTCGGGCGTGGCGGTGCAGGAAGCGAGACAGGGCGCGGACGGGGGTGCGTTCGGCGGTGCGCACGAGGGCGGCTGCACCTGTGGGGACTGTCCGCACGGGGCGCGGGCCGGGCATCGTCGAGCGGTGGCCGAATTCATCCTGATGCGGGACGAGTTCGCCTCCGGCCAGGGACTGCCCGCGGCCGTGGCGCACTCCGCGTCGGCCTCCCGGCAGTGGGTCTCCGAGGAACTGACCCAGTCCGCGGAGGTCGTGGCCGAACGGGGCCGGGCGGAGGGGGCCGCCTGGCTCGCGCGGCTGTGGCGCCGTACGGCGTACGCGGTGTGGGCGGGCGTGGTGGCACTGCTGCTCGTCCAGGCGCTGACCGCCATCGGCGCCGGGTGGAGCGCGGCGCGCACGGCCGGGCTGCTGGCGGCGCTGGTGGTGGCGGGTTCGCTGACCGTGGCCTCCTGGTTCCACCGGGCCCGCGGCGGTGTGCTCGCACCGGTGATCGGTGAGGACAACCGGCTGTCCACCTCCCGGGCCGTCGCGGTGGCCTGGGTGCTGTTCGTCGCCTACGCGGTGCTCGTCCTGGTGGGACGGCTGGCCGCGGCCTCCGACACAGGACAGCGGGACGCCCTGATCGCCGGGCTCGACCTGGCTCGCGGCGCCGGTGTCGTGACCGTGCTCGCCGTGGTTTGCGGGATCGCCGTGCTGGTGCGGCGGGTCGTCGGACTGCGGGTGCTCGGGCAGCGGCTGCAGAAGGTACGGGCCGACCGGCCGCGGGCCGCCGACCTGTTGACGGACGACTCCGGGCGGGGGACCTTCGCCGACATCCAGTACGTCGTCATCGGCGCGGTCGCTCTGCTCTTCGCAGCCGTGCGGCTGGCGCGGCGGCCGGACCAGTTGCCGGACCTGCCGTGGGGGCTGGCGGTGGTCGTCCTGGTGTCCGCGGCGACCTACGTGGCCGGGAAGTACGCCGAGGGCGGGCGGCCGGTCATCCTGTCCGTGGTGCGGTCACGTGAGGCGGGCGACCTGGACGGGCCGATCCGCACCGGGGACGACATCGAGATCCGGGGCGCCGGGTTCGTGCCGCCGGGGGCCCAGCGGGCGGACCGGCTGGCCCGGATGGTGGTGCGGATCGGGCCGGTGAACGTGCATGTGCCGTTGGTGCCCGTGGCCGGAGGGTTCAGCAACCCCACGGACGACGTACTGACCGTGCCGGTGCCGGCCGATGTGGAGCCGGGCCGGGTGGAGGTGCAGGTCGTGACCGCGACGGGGGCGGAGACGAACCGGTACGCGATCGATGTGACCGACTGAGGAGGGGGAGCCGAGAGCGAGGAACGCGGTGGTGGATGCCCACGCCACGCCCCCT
This is a stretch of genomic DNA from Streptomyces sp. NBC_00285. It encodes these proteins:
- a CDS encoding pyridoxamine 5'-phosphate oxidase family protein, with the protein product MNWAAFSSAEPDLARTVEGRFGAFTHHVLATLRKDGSPRTSGLEVRFVGGELWFGMMPDSLKALDLRRDPRFALQANPGEGQSLGGGDVRIAGRAFEVGDGDTKRAYTTEVEPPEPFHLLRTELTEVVRTHVEDDTYLVVEIWKPGEPLRTIKRT
- a CDS encoding class II aldolase/adducin family protein is translated as MHGTPLGPTPPMPLPTEKLQFAMPPMHDSVEEERRHRKERLAGALRIFGRLGFEDGVSGHITARDPEFTDCFWVNPFGMPFKHVTVSDLVLANSEGQVLDGRHHVNQAAFTVHSQVHAARPDVVAVAHCHSVHGRALAALGDLLDPLTQESCAFYEDHALYDAYTGVAVDAEEGRRIATALGSRKALVLRNHGLLTVGDSVDAAAWWFVSMERSSQVQLLARAAGRPVVIDHRAAVATREQLGGDLVAWINYQPMWQDISRSEPDLLS
- a CDS encoding chorismate mutase, coding for MTAIDVTGARTSEAADVITGARERIDALDDRIIGLIQERMAVSAVVQEARITSGGRRVNLSREMEILGRYSEALGRPGTSLAMTLLELCRGRI
- a CDS encoding DUF4429 domain-containing protein → MAEIIQRDGTWAFDGTTVRITPGLHRSVPLFRQTYGEIAVPLEAISGVAFEPERKRGRLRMRLREGADPLLYATGGRLPDPADPYRLIVDVDRAGVAEYVAEEIRRSLLLDQIPKEPTKTYLLPGPPVPVSVRSSDGTVSFDGIRVRIDWADTADRVKRATGPRIIDVGDLVQVEWLPNAGYEDGFMRFVTRETSFSKLPPEKDPYALDLWGSTRRDLLTALVATAVTARLPHPSARDGIEYDGERTARPRLTASAVPPSADHHDVLLRRLRELGELHRDGVLTDEEFAMTKAAVLRGF
- the guaA gene encoding glutamine-hydrolyzing GMP synthase, which encodes MSSATPAAPDTVLVVDFGAQYAQLIARRVREARVYSEIVPSTMPVAEMLARNPAAIILSGGPSSVYAEGAPRLDRELFEAGVPVFGMCYGFQLMATTLGGTVDNTGAREYGRTPLHVTQSGSRSTLFEGTPDEQSVWMSHGDACSAAPEGFTVSASTDVVPVAAFENDEKKLYGVQYHPEVMHSTHGQQVLEHFLYRGAGLKPDWTTGNVIEEQVALIREQVGDKRAICGLSGGVDSAVAAALVARAIGSQLTCVYVDHGLMRKGETEQVEKDFVAATGVKLVVVDAEERFLTALKGVSDPEEKRKIIGREFIRVFEQAQAEIIADAGPAVEFLVQGTLYPDVVESGGGTGTANIKSHHNVGGLPEDLEFQLVEPLRKLFKDEVRMVGQELGLPDEIVQRQPFPGPGLGIRIVGEVTKERLDLLRDADAIAREELTAAGLDRDIWQCPVVLLADVRSVGVQGDGRTYGHPIVLRPVSSEDAMTADWSRLPYDVLAKISTRITNEVADVNRVVLDVTSKPPGTIEWE